The following proteins are co-located in the Cyanobacterium sp. T60_A2020_053 genome:
- a CDS encoding DUF1823 family protein, with the protein MLPPLDKNTIWAILNQEIDDATVNQLVWYYLGYRYDDGEGRWDNSNVEDSWRAEYPQPPDFIANRPPTVKLTRSIPKENKQLLKEDLGFKGYKIGEFSPRETRRATVASWLLSYLHDHN; encoded by the coding sequence ATGTTACCACCTCTGGATAAAAATACTATTTGGGCAATTTTAAATCAGGAAATTGATGATGCTACGGTTAATCAATTGGTATGGTATTATCTCGGTTATCGTTATGACGACGGTGAAGGGCGCTGGGATAATTCCAACGTGGAGGATTCTTGGCGCGCTGAATACCCTCAACCCCCTGATTTTATCGCTAATCGTCCTCCCACTGTAAAACTAACTCGCTCTATTCCAAAAGAAAATAAGCAGTTACTCAAAGAGGATTTGGGATTTAAGGGTTATAAAATTGGCGAATTTAGTCCAAGGGAGACGAGGCGCGCTACTGTGGCTAGTTGGTTATTAAGTTATCTCCATGATCATAACTAA
- a CDS encoding 6,7-dimethyl-8-ribityllumazine synthase — MAVFEGNFTEDITSLRFALVIGRFNDLITNKLLTACQDCLKRHGVDVNPDGEQVDYAWVPGSFEIPLVTRKLAESKRYDAIICLGAIIRGDTPHFDYVANEVAKGVAATATQTGVPVIFGVLTTDTMQQALERAGIKSNHGWGYAMNAIEMATLMKKIKN, encoded by the coding sequence ATGGCAGTTTTTGAAGGAAATTTCACAGAAGATATAACAAGTTTACGATTTGCCCTCGTCATTGGGCGCTTTAACGATTTAATCACCAATAAATTATTAACTGCCTGTCAAGACTGCTTAAAAAGACACGGTGTAGATGTGAACCCAGACGGAGAACAAGTGGACTATGCTTGGGTGCCGGGTAGTTTTGAAATTCCCCTCGTCACCCGAAAACTGGCAGAAAGTAAACGTTATGACGCTATAATTTGTCTAGGAGCAATAATCCGAGGTGACACTCCCCATTTTGACTACGTTGCCAATGAAGTTGCGAAAGGAGTTGCTGCCACTGCCACCCAAACGGGAGTGCCTGTTATTTTTGGTGTTTTGACGACAGATACTATGCAACAGGCTTTAGAAAGGGCTGGTATTAAGAGTAATCACGGTTGGGGTTATGCTATGAATGCCATTGAAATGGCAACCCTTATGAAAAAAATTAAAAATTAA